A stretch of the Photobacterium sp. CCB-ST2H9 genome encodes the following:
- the ptsG gene encoding PTS glucose transporter subunit IIBC: protein MFKNFFANLQKVGKALMLPVSVLPVAGILLGVGAANFSWLPAVVSHLMEQAGGSVFGQMPLLFAVGVALGFTKNDGVAGLSAIVGYGIMVATLKVMAQVMGVESIETGVLGGILAGGVAAWAFNRFFKIQLPEYLGFFAGKRAVPIITGFLSIALGVVLSVIWPPIGAGIAAFSDWAANQNPVLAFGIYGVVERSLIPFGLHHIWNVPFFYEAGTCVNGAGETVHGIMTCFLTADDASRAAGNGFGQLAGGYLFKMFGLPAAAFAIAHCAKPENRAKVVGIMASAALTSFLTGITEPIEFSFLFIAPVLYAIHAVLAGLAYVLTNALGVVHGHTFSNGFIDFIVQMPRAENVWTLVVLGLGYAVLYYVVFTFVIRALDLKTPGREDETAETETAAGTELAGELVEAFGGKANITNLDACITRLRVSVADTAIVDQDKLKRLGAAGVVVVSGGVQAIFGTKSDNLRTEMDEWIRNNA from the coding sequence ATGTTTAAGAACTTTTTTGCGAACCTGCAGAAAGTCGGTAAGGCGCTGATGCTGCCAGTATCGGTTCTGCCGGTAGCAGGTATTCTGTTAGGTGTAGGGGCGGCTAATTTTAGCTGGTTGCCAGCAGTTGTTTCTCACCTGATGGAACAGGCTGGTGGTTCCGTATTCGGCCAGATGCCACTGCTGTTTGCCGTTGGTGTTGCACTGGGCTTTACCAAGAATGACGGTGTTGCTGGTCTGTCTGCAATTGTCGGCTACGGCATTATGGTTGCCACACTGAAAGTGATGGCGCAAGTCATGGGTGTTGAAAGCATCGAAACGGGTGTGCTGGGTGGTATCCTGGCGGGTGGTGTTGCTGCCTGGGCATTTAACCGTTTCTTCAAAATTCAGCTGCCGGAATATCTTGGCTTCTTTGCTGGTAAGCGTGCGGTTCCAATTATCACGGGTTTCCTTTCTATCGCACTGGGTGTCGTTCTGTCTGTGATTTGGCCACCGATTGGTGCCGGCATTGCTGCATTCTCTGACTGGGCTGCGAACCAAAACCCTGTACTGGCGTTCGGTATTTACGGTGTGGTTGAGCGTTCTCTGATCCCATTTGGTCTGCACCATATCTGGAACGTTCCTTTCTTCTATGAAGCGGGTACTTGTGTGAACGGTGCCGGTGAAACGGTTCACGGTATCATGACTTGTTTCCTGACTGCTGATGATGCATCCCGTGCCGCGGGTAATGGTTTCGGTCAGCTGGCGGGTGGCTACCTGTTCAAAATGTTTGGTCTGCCAGCAGCGGCTTTCGCGATTGCTCACTGTGCGAAGCCAGAAAACCGTGCCAAAGTTGTTGGTATCATGGCATCTGCTGCACTGACTTCATTCCTGACCGGTATCACTGAGCCAATTGAGTTCTCATTCCTGTTTATCGCACCGGTTCTGTATGCGATTCACGCGGTACTGGCTGGTCTGGCTTATGTTCTGACGAACGCCCTGGGTGTTGTTCACGGCCATACCTTCTCGAATGGTTTCATTGACTTCATCGTTCAGATGCCACGTGCTGAAAACGTATGGACGCTGGTTGTGCTGGGTCTGGGTTACGCTGTACTGTACTACGTGGTATTTACCTTCGTGATTCGTGCACTGGACCTGAAAACACCTGGCCGTGAAGATGAAACGGCTGAGACTGAAACAGCTGCGGGTACTGAGCTGGCGGGTGAGCTGGTTGAAGCTTTCGGCGGTAAAGCAAACATCACGAACCTGGATGCATGTATCACACGTCTGCGTGTGAGTGTGGCAGATACAGCGATTGTTGATCAGGACAAACTGAAACGTCTGGGTGCTGCGGGTGTTGTGGTGGTTTCCGGTGGTGTTCAGGCCATCTTCGGAACGAAGTCTGACAACCTGCGTACTGAAATGGATGAATGGATTCGCAATAACGCGTAA